A region of Paenibacillus sp. DNA encodes the following proteins:
- the aspS gene encoding aspartate--tRNA ligase — MMLRTHKCGTLTKANVGETVVLNGWVQRRRDLGGVLFIDLRDRSGLIQIVFNPAFSGEALETADKCRNEFVIAVKGKVVERDPETYNANLPTGEIEVQVTEIEIFNGAKTPPFFIEDGVDVDESVRLKYRYLDLRRPEMQRTLMLRAKAAKVFRDFLDANEFVEVETPILTKSTPEGARDYLVPSRVHPGEFFALPQSPQIFKQLLMVGGMERYYQIARCFRDEDLRADRQPEFTQVDIETSFLSQDQLLTIMEELVAKLFRETVGYEVPTPFQRLPYADAIGKYGSDKPDLRFGLELVDVSDIVATSGVKVFGQVVAGGGIVKAINAKGCANWSRKELDDLTPFAARYGGKGLAYIVVKDGEWKGPIVKFLSPEEIAALTERLGAEEGDVLLFSADKAKVVHDVLGNLRLKLGKELGLINESEYRFAWVVDFPLLGWDEEEKRWVAEHHPFTRPRDEDLPLFESNPGAIRAQAYDLVLNGYEVGGGSMRIYKRDVQEKMFAALGLSMEEAHEKFGFLLDAFDYGTPPHGGIAFGFDRLVMLLSNRTNLRETIAFPKTASATDLLSGAPSEVDGKQLDQLSIRVALPVKPEPVKQ; from the coding sequence GTTGGGTGCAGCGCCGTCGCGACTTGGGCGGCGTATTGTTCATCGATCTCCGGGATCGGAGCGGATTGATTCAAATCGTGTTCAATCCAGCGTTCTCGGGCGAGGCTTTGGAGACGGCGGACAAATGCCGCAACGAGTTCGTCATCGCGGTGAAAGGGAAAGTCGTCGAGCGCGATCCGGAAACGTATAACGCGAACCTGCCGACGGGCGAGATCGAAGTGCAGGTGACGGAAATCGAAATATTCAACGGGGCGAAAACGCCGCCGTTCTTCATCGAAGACGGCGTGGACGTCGACGAATCGGTTCGCTTGAAGTATCGCTACCTTGACCTGCGCCGTCCGGAAATGCAGCGCACGCTCATGCTGCGCGCGAAGGCGGCGAAGGTATTCCGCGATTTCCTCGACGCGAACGAATTCGTGGAAGTGGAAACGCCGATCCTAACGAAGAGCACGCCGGAAGGCGCGCGCGACTATTTGGTGCCGAGCCGCGTACATCCGGGCGAATTTTTCGCGCTGCCGCAGTCGCCGCAAATTTTCAAGCAATTGCTGATGGTCGGCGGCATGGAGCGCTATTATCAAATCGCGCGCTGCTTCCGCGACGAAGATTTGCGGGCGGACCGGCAGCCGGAATTCACGCAGGTCGACATCGAGACGTCGTTCCTGTCGCAGGACCAGCTGCTCACGATCATGGAAGAGCTCGTCGCGAAGCTGTTCCGCGAGACGGTCGGCTACGAAGTGCCGACGCCGTTCCAGCGTCTCCCGTACGCGGACGCGATCGGCAAGTACGGTTCCGACAAGCCGGATCTGCGCTTCGGGCTGGAGCTCGTCGACGTGTCGGACATCGTGGCGACCTCGGGCGTGAAGGTGTTCGGCCAAGTCGTCGCCGGCGGCGGCATCGTGAAGGCGATCAACGCGAAAGGCTGCGCGAACTGGAGCCGCAAGGAGCTTGACGATTTGACTCCGTTCGCGGCGCGTTACGGCGGCAAAGGGCTCGCGTACATCGTCGTCAAAGACGGCGAGTGGAAGGGGCCGATCGTGAAGTTCCTCAGCCCGGAAGAGATCGCGGCGCTGACGGAGCGCCTCGGCGCGGAAGAAGGCGACGTGCTGCTGTTCAGCGCGGACAAAGCGAAGGTCGTGCACGACGTGCTCGGCAACCTGCGCCTGAAGCTCGGCAAGGAGCTCGGCCTCATCAACGAGAGCGAATACCGCTTCGCATGGGTCGTCGACTTCCCGCTGCTCGGCTGGGACGAGGAAGAGAAGCGTTGGGTCGCGGAGCACCATCCCTTCACCCGTCCGCGCGACGAAGATTTGCCGCTGTTCGAGTCGAACCCGGGCGCGATTCGCGCGCAGGCGTACGACCTCGTGCTGAACGGCTACGAAGTCGGCGGCGGCTCGATGCGGATTTACAAGCGCGACGTGCAGGAGAAAATGTTCGCGGCGCTTGGGCTTTCGATGGAAGAAGCGCATGAGAAATTCGGCTTCCTGCTCGACGCGTTCGATTACGGCACCCCGCCGCACGGCGGTATTGCATTCGGCTTCGACCGCTTGGTGATGCTGCTCTCGAACCGCACGAACCTGCGCGAGACGATCGCGTTCCCGAAAACGGCGAGCGCGACCGACCTGCTCTCCGGCGCGCCGTCCGAAGTCGATGGCAAGCAGCTGGACCAGCTGTCGATCCGCGTAGCGCTGCCGGTCAAGCCGGAGCCAGTGAAGCAATAA